A part of Citrifermentans bremense genomic DNA contains:
- a CDS encoding O-acetylhomoserine aminocarboxypropyltransferase/cysteine synthase family protein codes for MSENSFGFDTLALHAGQTVDPATLSRAVPIYQTSSYVFKNSEHAANLFGLKEFGNIYTRLMNPTTDVLEKRVAELDGGVAALAVASGQAATTYAVLNIASAGQNIISTSYLYGGTYNLFHYTLPKLGITVKFVDSSDPENIRKAIDENTRLVYSEAIGNPKNNVDDFEAIAKVAHDAGIPYIVDNTAATPFVFQPLKHGADIVVYSLTKFLGGHGTSIGGCVVDGGTFPWNNGKFPEFTEPDPSYHGLKFWDALGNISYIIKMRVELLRDMGACISPFNAFQIIQGIETLHVRMQRHVENAQMVAEWLEQNPLVSWVNYPGLPSHKDHANAKKYLNGAGAIIGFGIKGGLQAGMKFIDNVKLLSHLANIGDAKSLVIHPASTTHQQLSAEEQLASGVSPDFIRLSIGIEDVKDIIADIEQALNAAQA; via the coding sequence ATGTCAGAAAATTCGTTCGGATTCGACACCCTTGCACTCCATGCTGGTCAGACTGTAGATCCCGCCACCCTGTCACGTGCGGTTCCGATTTACCAGACATCTTCGTATGTCTTTAAGAACTCCGAGCACGCTGCCAACCTTTTCGGTCTGAAGGAGTTCGGCAATATCTACACCCGTTTGATGAACCCGACCACCGACGTGCTTGAGAAGAGGGTCGCCGAGCTGGACGGCGGTGTCGCGGCGCTTGCGGTAGCTTCCGGTCAGGCCGCCACTACCTATGCGGTCTTGAACATCGCCAGTGCCGGACAGAACATAATATCCACCAGCTACCTTTACGGTGGGACCTATAACCTGTTCCATTACACCCTGCCGAAATTGGGCATCACGGTGAAGTTCGTCGACTCCTCCGATCCGGAAAACATCCGCAAGGCCATCGACGAAAACACCCGCTTGGTGTACAGCGAGGCCATCGGCAACCCGAAGAACAACGTCGACGATTTCGAGGCGATTGCCAAGGTCGCACACGATGCGGGTATCCCCTATATCGTGGACAACACCGCCGCAACCCCCTTCGTATTCCAGCCGCTCAAGCATGGGGCCGACATCGTAGTCTACTCGTTGACCAAGTTCCTGGGAGGCCACGGCACAAGCATCGGCGGTTGCGTCGTCGACGGCGGGACCTTCCCGTGGAACAACGGCAAGTTTCCGGAGTTCACCGAGCCGGATCCCTCCTACCACGGCTTGAAGTTCTGGGATGCCTTGGGCAATATCTCCTACATCATCAAGATGAGGGTGGAGCTTCTGCGCGACATGGGCGCCTGCATCTCCCCCTTCAATGCTTTCCAGATCATCCAGGGAATAGAGACCCTGCATGTCAGGATGCAGCGTCACGTGGAGAACGCGCAGATGGTTGCCGAATGGCTGGAGCAGAACCCGCTGGTGAGTTGGGTCAACTACCCCGGTCTGCCGAGCCACAAAGACCACGCCAACGCCAAGAAGTACCTGAATGGCGCAGGCGCCATCATCGGTTTCGGCATCAAGGGCGGGCTTCAGGCCGGTATGAAGTTCATCGATAACGTAAAGCTCCTGTCGCACCTGGCCAATATCGGCGATGCCAAGAGTCTCGTGATCCATCCGGCGTCCACCACGCACCAGCAGCTCTCCGCAGAAGAGCAGTTGGCAAGCGGCGTGAGCCCCGACTTCATCAGGCTGTCCATTGGTATAGAAGACGTCAAGGACATCATTGCCGACATAGAGCAGGCTCTTAACGCGGCACAAGCTTAG
- the malQ gene encoding 4-alpha-glucanotransferase: protein MVRQRKSGVLLHPSSLPGAGGIGSFGEEARRFVDFLHKSGQSLWQILPLGPTAYGNSPYSCYSAFAGNPLLVNLEAVQDDGDLLPQEARTVLSSERIDFQAVEEYKLGRLRDAAARFFAEAPQKRKEEFWQFCDGTFWLHDFALFIALKEEFKGVSWKDWPDALANREPAALSFWSEKLGTAIGEQKYQQWQFARQWKKLKSYANVLGISVVGDLPIFVAYDSADVWANPHLFHLDEKGVPIVVAGVPPDYFSKTGQLWGNPLYNWEKMAHEGYGWWIARLRNDLCLYDMVRIDHFRGFEAFWEVPMWEKTAVNGRWVKGPGEGLFHALRNALGNLPIIAEDLGIITPEVEALREQFGFPGMKILQFAFGSGPENPYLPHNHVRSCVVYTGTHDNDTTAGWFESLKAKEQKNVLAYFDRDGGDIVWQMVKCALASVADYAIIPMQDLLELPSSGRMNVPGVAGGNWSWRCPADAFSGRLAAKLARATELYGRLPD from the coding sequence ATGGTGAGACAGAGAAAGAGTGGGGTACTGCTGCACCCCAGTTCATTGCCAGGAGCTGGAGGCATAGGTTCCTTCGGTGAAGAGGCACGACGCTTCGTTGACTTTCTGCACAAGTCAGGTCAGTCACTCTGGCAGATTCTTCCCCTTGGTCCCACCGCCTACGGAAACTCCCCATATTCCTGTTACTCGGCCTTTGCGGGCAACCCTCTCCTGGTCAACCTGGAAGCAGTCCAGGACGATGGGGATCTATTGCCCCAGGAAGCGAGAACTGTCCTTTCCTCTGAACGGATAGATTTCCAGGCGGTCGAGGAATACAAATTGGGGCGCTTGAGGGATGCTGCGGCGCGGTTTTTTGCCGAGGCGCCGCAAAAACGGAAAGAAGAATTCTGGCAATTCTGCGACGGCACCTTCTGGCTGCACGATTTCGCGCTCTTCATTGCGCTGAAGGAAGAGTTCAAGGGTGTGAGCTGGAAAGACTGGCCGGATGCACTTGCTAACCGGGAGCCGGCCGCGCTTTCCTTTTGGAGCGAGAAACTCGGTACCGCTATTGGCGAGCAGAAGTACCAGCAGTGGCAGTTCGCGCGGCAATGGAAAAAGTTGAAAAGCTATGCGAACGTCCTCGGCATCTCCGTGGTCGGCGATCTGCCGATCTTCGTCGCTTACGATTCTGCAGACGTGTGGGCCAACCCGCACCTTTTCCACTTGGATGAAAAAGGGGTTCCCATTGTGGTAGCCGGGGTGCCGCCGGATTACTTCAGTAAGACCGGGCAGCTCTGGGGGAACCCGCTCTATAACTGGGAGAAAATGGCTCACGAGGGTTACGGCTGGTGGATCGCAAGGCTGCGCAACGACCTTTGCCTCTACGACATGGTGCGCATCGATCACTTCCGTGGCTTCGAGGCTTTCTGGGAAGTGCCGATGTGGGAGAAGACTGCGGTCAATGGCCGATGGGTGAAAGGTCCGGGGGAGGGGTTGTTTCATGCCCTGCGCAACGCACTGGGAAACCTCCCAATTATCGCCGAAGACCTCGGCATCATCACGCCGGAGGTGGAAGCTCTGCGGGAGCAATTTGGTTTCCCAGGCATGAAGATTCTGCAGTTCGCCTTCGGCTCCGGTCCGGAGAACCCTTATCTGCCGCATAACCATGTCCGCTCCTGCGTGGTCTATACCGGGACGCACGACAACGACACCACTGCAGGTTGGTTCGAGAGCCTCAAGGCGAAAGAGCAGAAGAACGTGCTGGCTTATTTCGACCGGGACGGAGGCGACATCGTGTGGCAGATGGTGAAATGCGCCCTCGCCTCGGTGGCCGATTATGCCATCATTCCCATGCAGGACCTGCTGGAACTCCCAAGCAGTGGCCGGATGAACGTCCCGGGGGTCGCGGGAGGCAACTGGAGTTGGAGATGCCCGGCCGACGCTTTCTCAGGCAGGCTCGCCGCAAAACTCGCACGGGCTACGGAACTTTACGGCAGGCTGCCTGACTAA
- the ftsH gene encoding ATP-dependent zinc metalloprotease FtsH has product MGQGIWKPLMITALFVLLVDLFYGAVVKQTAERGAEISYTRFRDEVAANNVTKVTLRGKNVKGQFRNPIKVPAVTVDEKGGTVSASSFTTTLPSIEDMTLLPELNNRRVDVTVVSTEGSAMGTVFLYLLPWLIILGVWWLVMRGMRKQGPTGMMGGFARSGAKAYTSERIEVTFADVAGMEEAKQELREVVEYLKEPKKFQQIGGKVPKGVLLVGPPGTGKTLLARAVAGEAGVPFFSISASAFIEMFVGVGASRVRDLFATARKSLPSIIFIDELDAVGRSRGAGFGGGHDEREQTLNQLLSEMDGFDPHTELVVISATNRPDVLDPALLRPGRFDRTVVIERPDWRDREKILRVHTKKIPLGPDVDLGVIAKGTPGMTGADLEGLVNEAAILTARENKHIVGLDELERAKDKILMGGERHMVISDEERRITAYHEAGHALVARLLPSTDPVHKVTILPRGRALGVTQQLPEDDRYHYPRAYLVNRLCVALGGRVAERIVFNDVSSGAQSDLKHVTELAEKMVCQWGMSEKIGPMTFPRGEEHPFLGMKLAEEKTFSEEMAWLIDQEIASFIRAAEGKSLELLSANRTKLDALAAALLEEETLDGQRVDEILSAS; this is encoded by the coding sequence CCCGGTTCAGGGACGAGGTGGCAGCAAACAACGTGACCAAGGTCACACTCAGGGGGAAGAACGTCAAGGGGCAGTTCCGCAACCCCATCAAGGTCCCTGCGGTCACCGTGGATGAAAAAGGGGGGACTGTCAGCGCCTCCAGCTTCACCACCACCCTGCCGTCCATAGAAGATATGACGCTGCTCCCCGAGCTAAACAACAGGAGAGTCGACGTCACCGTCGTTTCCACCGAAGGGTCGGCCATGGGGACCGTGTTCCTGTATCTTCTGCCGTGGCTCATCATTCTGGGGGTCTGGTGGCTGGTCATGAGGGGGATGAGAAAACAGGGACCAACTGGAATGATGGGGGGATTCGCCCGGTCGGGCGCCAAGGCGTACACCTCCGAGCGCATCGAAGTGACCTTCGCGGATGTCGCCGGCATGGAAGAAGCCAAGCAGGAACTGCGCGAGGTGGTGGAATACCTGAAAGAGCCGAAGAAGTTCCAACAGATAGGGGGAAAGGTCCCGAAGGGGGTGCTGCTGGTGGGGCCGCCGGGAACCGGCAAGACCCTTCTGGCCAGGGCCGTGGCGGGAGAAGCGGGGGTGCCGTTTTTCTCGATTTCGGCATCGGCCTTCATAGAGATGTTCGTCGGGGTTGGCGCAAGCCGGGTGCGCGATCTCTTTGCCACTGCGAGAAAATCGCTCCCGAGCATAATTTTCATCGACGAACTGGACGCGGTGGGCAGGAGCCGCGGAGCCGGTTTTGGCGGAGGCCACGACGAGCGCGAACAGACGCTGAACCAGCTGCTCTCCGAGATGGACGGTTTCGATCCCCATACCGAGTTGGTCGTCATTTCGGCCACCAACAGACCCGACGTCCTCGACCCGGCCCTGCTTCGCCCCGGCCGCTTTGACCGCACCGTGGTGATTGAGCGTCCGGACTGGCGTGACCGCGAGAAGATCCTGCGGGTTCATACCAAGAAGATCCCGCTGGGACCCGATGTTGACTTGGGGGTGATCGCCAAGGGGACCCCCGGAATGACCGGCGCGGATCTGGAGGGATTGGTCAACGAGGCGGCGATCCTCACCGCGCGCGAGAACAAGCACATCGTCGGTCTGGATGAGTTGGAACGGGCCAAGGATAAGATCCTGATGGGCGGGGAGCGTCACATGGTGATTTCGGATGAGGAACGGCGGATCACTGCCTATCATGAGGCAGGGCACGCCCTGGTGGCGCGGCTTCTTCCCAGCACCGATCCGGTCCACAAAGTCACCATACTGCCGCGGGGGCGGGCACTTGGGGTGACCCAGCAGCTTCCCGAGGACGACCGTTATCACTACCCGCGGGCTTATCTCGTCAACCGTCTTTGCGTGGCGCTGGGGGGGAGGGTGGCCGAGCGCATCGTCTTCAACGACGTCTCCTCGGGCGCGCAGAGCGATCTGAAGCATGTGACGGAGTTGGCCGAAAAGATGGTATGTCAGTGGGGGATGAGCGAGAAGATAGGTCCGATGACCTTCCCAAGGGGCGAGGAGCATCCATTTCTTGGCATGAAGCTGGCGGAAGAGAAGACCTTTTCCGAGGAGATGGCCTGGCTGATAGACCAGGAGATAGCATCGTTCATCAGGGCAGCAGAAGGGAAATCGCTGGAGTTACTGAGCGCCAATCGGACCAAGCTGGACGCATTGGCGGCGGCGCTCCTGGAGGAAGAAACCTTGGACGGCCAGCGCGTCGACGAGATTCTGTCTGCATCCTAA